Proteins from a genomic interval of Nocardia sp. BMG51109:
- a CDS encoding SDR family NAD(P)-dependent oxidoreductase has product MGILIGNPALPAYGAAERAVDSITESAAVTYGAKGIRVNAIAPGLTITEMVEDWNRHDPGVIDRIVGDTPLGRAAEPREIAESAAWLLSDRASYVTGVVLPVTGDGRVSSGHGVARAEQVATPLAVRSTPCASCADRKPRPCTRRRAAGAFVSGDDRRVSR; this is encoded by the coding sequence GTGGGGATCCTGATCGGGAATCCGGCGCTGCCCGCGTACGGCGCGGCCGAGCGGGCCGTCGACAGCATCACCGAATCGGCCGCGGTCACCTACGGGGCCAAGGGAATTCGGGTCAACGCGATCGCCCCCGGGCTGACGATCACCGAGATGGTCGAGGACTGGAACCGGCACGATCCGGGGGTGATCGACCGGATCGTCGGAGATACGCCGCTGGGGCGGGCGGCCGAGCCGCGCGAGATCGCCGAATCGGCTGCCTGGTTGCTGAGTGATCGTGCGTCGTATGTGACGGGGGTGGTGCTGCCGGTCACCGGGGACGGCCGTGTGAGCAGCGGCCACGGCGTGGCGCGGGCCGAGCAGGTGGCAACGCCCCTTGCGGTGCGAAGTACGCCCTGTGCGAGTTGTGCGGACCGGAAACCGAGGCCGTGCACGCGCCGTCGGGCAGCCGGTGCATTCGTGTCGGGCGACGACCGGCGTGTCAGTCGTTAG
- a CDS encoding VOC family protein → MPVRTTPWPEGTPCWVDCQVDDPVKESEFYSDLFGWTIEDGGDDSGGYLMGRKGANTIAGIGPKPRAGTPSVWTTYFAADDVDAIAEKVGAAGGQVVMPPFDVLDAGRMLLGTDTVGAVFAVWQARAHSGAAVYNEHGAYCWNELHTRQLDAAKRFYAETFGFTYTDVGDGESMIYSMFSTRGGEQPAGGMNDDTVMPGEPMPSYWLTWFQFDDVDAGVARAAELGATIPMPATDSPVGRMAMVMAPQGELFGLIDTTVTVGEMPQ, encoded by the coding sequence ATGCCCGTACGCACTACGCCCTGGCCGGAAGGCACGCCCTGCTGGGTGGACTGCCAGGTCGACGACCCGGTCAAGGAGAGCGAGTTCTACAGCGACCTGTTCGGCTGGACCATCGAGGACGGAGGTGACGATTCCGGCGGATATCTCATGGGCAGGAAAGGCGCGAACACCATCGCCGGAATCGGCCCGAAACCGCGGGCCGGAACGCCTTCGGTGTGGACCACCTACTTCGCCGCCGACGATGTCGATGCGATCGCCGAGAAGGTGGGCGCCGCCGGCGGCCAGGTGGTCATGCCGCCGTTCGACGTGCTCGACGCCGGCCGCATGCTCCTCGGCACGGACACCGTCGGCGCGGTGTTCGCCGTGTGGCAGGCCCGCGCGCACAGCGGCGCCGCCGTGTACAACGAACACGGTGCCTATTGCTGGAACGAACTGCACACCAGGCAGCTCGACGCCGCGAAGCGGTTCTACGCCGAGACCTTCGGTTTCACGTACACCGATGTCGGTGACGGCGAGTCCATGATCTACTCGATGTTCAGCACGCGCGGTGGTGAACAGCCCGCCGGCGGAATGAACGACGACACCGTGATGCCCGGCGAACCGATGCCGAGCTACTGGCTGACCTGGTTCCAGTTCGACGATGTCGACGCCGGTGTCGCCCGGGCCGCCGAGTTGGGCGCGACCATTCCGATGCCCGCGACCGATTCGCCCGTCGGCAGAATGGCGATGGTCATGGCGCCGCAGGGCGAGCTGTTCGGCCTCATCGACACCACCGTGACCGTGGGAGAGATGCCGCAGTAA
- a CDS encoding nitroreductase family deazaflavin-dependent oxidoreductase, which produces MPDYFSIVDRSWSLLRYVSDAHTAVYRATGGRIGRRMPGVPPVLLLEHVGAKSGRKRTMPLVYMPDAGDFVIVGAKGGHPKNPAWLYNLRANPDTEIQVGPRRLRVHAREAVGEERQRLWERALEYNRHWRYYSRRTNRTIPVVILAVSDTPADRPR; this is translated from the coding sequence GTGCCCGACTATTTTTCGATCGTCGACCGCAGCTGGTCGTTGCTGCGGTACGTGTCGGACGCGCACACGGCCGTGTACCGGGCTACCGGGGGGCGTATCGGTCGGCGGATGCCCGGCGTGCCTCCGGTCCTGCTGCTCGAGCATGTCGGGGCCAAGAGTGGCCGCAAGCGAACCATGCCGCTGGTCTACATGCCCGATGCCGGGGACTTCGTGATCGTGGGCGCCAAAGGCGGTCATCCGAAGAATCCGGCGTGGCTGTACAACCTGCGCGCCAACCCCGACACCGAGATTCAGGTCGGGCCCCGCCGCCTGCGGGTGCACGCGCGTGAAGCGGTGGGTGAAGAGCGTCAGCGGCTTTGGGAGCGCGCGCTCGAATACAACCGGCACTGGCGCTACTACAGCCGGCGCACGAACCGGACCATCCCGGTCGTCATCCTCGCCGTGTCGGATACACCGGCCGATCGACCGCGGTAG
- a CDS encoding serine hydrolase produces the protein MLRKLAVVVAVSVPVLAGCSDTGAEGEACAPTPAADVTTADGWLGRIGQDPENISIAVDDGNGRTVDRRVDDQQPIASAVKVVPLAAYARAVATGVLDPQERVPVTEWERWYFPGSDGGAHEQARSRLPGDTVTLDRMVSAMIRESDNAVPDYLRDRLGDSALVAAAEAGGWHDYQPSSKLGDAIRLVEPDVADVWAAARRYAADPEYREAVLSKPVPPYEAQASWADTTPTASARQLTSMHRSIATGGFGPGSDIARAHLEWQPAPPGLVAIGFKGGSYPGILADAFYLRRADGTVATAVLLNRRMPADIWMTATQHPAEQGLLVRAMTEPEMVQRLACAA, from the coding sequence ATGTTGCGCAAGCTCGCCGTCGTGGTGGCCGTGTCGGTGCCGGTGCTCGCGGGGTGTTCGGATACCGGGGCCGAGGGGGAGGCGTGCGCGCCGACCCCGGCCGCGGACGTGACCACGGCCGACGGGTGGCTGGGGCGGATCGGCCAGGATCCGGAGAACATCTCGATCGCCGTCGACGACGGGAACGGGCGCACCGTCGATCGGCGCGTCGACGACCAGCAGCCCATCGCCTCGGCGGTGAAGGTCGTCCCGCTCGCGGCCTACGCCCGTGCGGTCGCGACGGGAGTGCTCGACCCGCAGGAGCGTGTCCCCGTCACCGAGTGGGAGCGCTGGTATTTCCCCGGTTCCGACGGGGGAGCGCACGAACAAGCGCGCAGCCGCCTGCCCGGCGACACGGTCACCCTCGATCGGATGGTGAGCGCGATGATCCGCGAGAGCGACAACGCGGTCCCCGATTATCTGCGCGACCGTCTCGGCGACAGCGCGCTGGTCGCCGCCGCCGAAGCGGGCGGGTGGCACGACTACCAGCCGTCCTCGAAGCTCGGTGACGCGATCCGCCTGGTCGAGCCGGACGTCGCCGACGTCTGGGCCGCGGCGCGGCGCTACGCCGCCGATCCGGAGTATCGCGAGGCGGTGCTCTCGAAACCGGTGCCGCCCTACGAAGCTCAAGCATCGTGGGCCGACACCACGCCGACGGCATCCGCCAGGCAGCTGACATCGATGCACCGCTCGATCGCCACCGGCGGCTTCGGGCCCGGCTCGGATATCGCTCGCGCACACCTGGAATGGCAGCCCGCCCCGCCCGGGCTGGTGGCGATCGGTTTCAAGGGAGGCTCGTATCCCGGCATCCTGGCCGATGCGTTCTATCTGCGCCGAGCCGACGGCACGGTCGCCACGGCGGTCCTGCTCAATCGCCGCATGCCCGCGGATATCTGGATGACCGCCACGCAACATCCGGCCGAGCAGGGCCTGCTCGTCCGGGCCATGACGGAACCGGAGATGGTGCAGCGATTAGCGTGTGCCGCATGA
- a CDS encoding helix-turn-helix domain-containing protein yields MTDVDAKLAELEARIEALEGHRDTDDLARGFIEYRGKVDFDRELEWTIRYGAASVLRLPANARVEVLAALGHPIRHALVRTLLDGPRSSTELADAVGLNSTGQLYHHVRALTSAKLIEQHGRGAYHIPAPKVVPVLVLMTAAADIAELLQ; encoded by the coding sequence ATGACCGATGTCGATGCCAAGCTCGCCGAACTGGAGGCGCGGATCGAGGCCCTGGAGGGGCACCGCGACACCGACGACCTCGCGCGCGGGTTCATCGAATACCGCGGCAAGGTCGACTTCGATCGCGAACTCGAGTGGACCATTCGCTACGGCGCCGCATCGGTGCTCCGGCTCCCCGCCAACGCCCGCGTGGAAGTGCTTGCCGCCCTGGGGCATCCGATCCGCCACGCGCTGGTCCGGACGCTCCTCGACGGCCCCCGCAGCAGCACCGAGCTGGCCGACGCCGTGGGCCTCAATTCCACCGGTCAGCTGTATCACCACGTACGCGCCCTGACATCGGCGAAGCTCATCGAACAGCACGGCCGGGGCGCCTACCACATACCGGCGCCGAAAGTTGTCCCGGTCCTGGTCCTGATGACCGCCGCGGCCGACATCGCCGAACTACTGCAGTAA
- a CDS encoding YafY family protein translates to MPTASSTVTSRRLLSLLSMLQVRRDWPGVLLARRLGVSERTVRRDVDRLRDLGYPVRAVKGPEGGYRLEAGSELPPLLFDDEQAVALAVALRTAAGTGAGIEESAARALATVRQVLPSRLRQRVDALEISAVESAERGADPPADTHVLLTLSAAIRSGEEVRFDYVSAARPDDAGPRPPRRVQPHHLVVRNGRWYLVGWNPERGDWRIYRADRMTLRVPNGPRFTPRPVPGGDVATFLSARFKGSETTNIWPCRGEVILDLPAAQVIPFAGDGIVEKLTPTRTRLLAGSWSWAALAATLTRFDSEIEVIGPQPLRDAFADLSRRAARAAGFS, encoded by the coding sequence ATGCCGACCGCTTCCTCGACGGTGACCTCCCGCCGCCTGCTCTCGCTGTTGTCGATGCTGCAGGTCCGCCGCGATTGGCCGGGGGTTCTGCTCGCCCGGCGGCTGGGTGTCAGTGAACGCACGGTGCGCCGCGACGTCGATCGCCTCCGCGACCTCGGTTACCCCGTCCGGGCGGTCAAGGGGCCGGAGGGTGGTTACCGGCTCGAGGCCGGCAGCGAGCTGCCGCCCCTGCTGTTCGACGACGAGCAGGCGGTCGCGCTCGCCGTGGCACTGCGCACCGCGGCCGGGACGGGTGCAGGTATCGAAGAGTCCGCCGCGCGGGCCCTCGCCACCGTCCGCCAGGTCCTGCCGTCCCGCTTGCGGCAGCGGGTCGACGCTCTCGAGATCAGCGCGGTCGAGTCCGCTGAGCGCGGGGCAGATCCCCCAGCCGACACCCACGTACTGCTCACTCTCAGCGCTGCCATCCGGTCCGGTGAGGAGGTGCGGTTCGACTACGTGTCCGCGGCGCGGCCGGACGACGCCGGTCCCCGGCCGCCGCGGCGGGTGCAGCCCCACCATCTGGTCGTCCGGAACGGACGCTGGTACCTCGTCGGATGGAATCCCGAGCGCGGGGACTGGCGGATCTACCGCGCCGACCGGATGACCCTCCGAGTCCCCAACGGCCCGCGCTTCACACCCCGGCCGGTGCCGGGCGGCGACGTCGCCACCTTTCTCTCGGCCCGCTTCAAGGGCTCCGAAACCACGAACATCTGGCCGTGCCGCGGCGAGGTGATCCTGGACCTCCCTGCCGCACAGGTGATTCCGTTCGCCGGCGACGGTATCGTCGAGAAACTCACCCCCACCCGGACCAGGCTGCTCGCCGGTTCCTGGTCCTGGGCAGCCCTCGCCGCAACCCTGACACGCTTCGACAGCGAGATCGAGGTCATCGGCCCGCAGCCGCTGCGTGACGCGTTCGCCGACCTCTCCCGTCGCGCAGCCCGAGCCGCCGGATTCAGCTGA
- a CDS encoding VOC family protein: protein MSVNAVAHLNFHGQARAALEFYQSVFGGQITVATYGDLGMPADLPDAAKVVFGQVVADNGFRVMAYDVPGENEPAAPAAPTTRRENGATLTEEPFFLSVRGETVDEVGALWERLTDGATVIEEFGPAPWAPASGMLCDRFGITWILDVAAEYAPA, encoded by the coding sequence ATGTCGGTCAACGCTGTTGCCCACCTGAACTTCCACGGACAGGCCCGCGCGGCCCTGGAGTTCTACCAGTCGGTGTTCGGCGGGCAGATCACCGTCGCCACCTACGGCGACCTCGGGATGCCCGCCGACTTGCCCGACGCCGCCAAGGTGGTGTTCGGCCAGGTCGTCGCGGACAACGGCTTCCGGGTCATGGCCTACGACGTGCCCGGTGAGAACGAACCGGCCGCGCCGGCCGCTCCCACCACCCGCCGCGAGAACGGCGCCACCCTCACCGAGGAGCCGTTCTTCCTGTCCGTCCGCGGCGAGACCGTCGACGAGGTCGGCGCGCTGTGGGAACGCCTCACCGACGGCGCGACGGTCATCGAGGAGTTCGGGCCGGCGCCGTGGGCGCCCGCCTCCGGAATGCTGTGCGACCGCTTCGGCATCACCTGGATTCTCGACGTCGCGGCCGAGTACGCCCCGGCCTGA
- a CDS encoding aldo/keto reductase yields MHTRPLGRTGIQVSTYALGTMKFGRFGNPDHDECVRIVHRALDSGINTIDTADVYGGDGESEQIVGKALRGRRDDVVLATKFSGPMGSDPNRRGNSRRWIISAAEASLRRLGVDHIDLYQVHHPDPGTDIEETLSALTDLLRSGKVRAIGHSNLPPSEIVAAQWVSERRGLARYRTEQPHYSILNRGAEREIFPLCQTYGLGALVWSPLAMGLLTGRYRKRGGETASATLLHWVPQHMTDERKLDAVEALIPVAGQAGLPLTHLALAFVVAHPAVTSAIIGPRTLEQLDDLLAGAGTSLDDDLLDRIDDIVPPGTDTGPIDVAYEPPPLQQPELRRRAAHDRTAA; encoded by the coding sequence ATGCACACTCGCCCACTCGGCCGCACCGGCATCCAGGTCAGCACCTACGCCTTGGGCACCATGAAGTTCGGGCGTTTCGGCAACCCCGACCACGACGAGTGCGTGCGCATCGTCCACCGCGCGCTCGACAGCGGCATCAACACCATCGACACCGCCGACGTGTACGGCGGCGACGGCGAATCCGAGCAGATCGTCGGGAAGGCATTGCGCGGCCGCCGCGACGACGTCGTCCTCGCCACCAAGTTCAGTGGCCCGATGGGCTCGGACCCCAACCGGCGCGGCAACTCTCGCCGCTGGATCATCTCCGCCGCCGAAGCGTCCCTGCGCCGCCTCGGCGTCGACCACATCGACCTCTACCAGGTCCACCACCCCGACCCCGGCACCGACATCGAGGAAACCCTGAGCGCCCTGACCGATCTACTTCGCTCGGGAAAAGTGCGGGCCATCGGTCATTCGAACCTGCCGCCCTCGGAAATCGTTGCGGCCCAATGGGTATCCGAACGCCGCGGGCTGGCCCGATACCGCACCGAGCAGCCACACTACTCGATCCTCAACCGGGGCGCCGAACGCGAGATCTTCCCGCTCTGCCAGACCTACGGCCTGGGCGCTCTGGTGTGGAGCCCCCTGGCGATGGGGCTGCTCACCGGTCGCTACCGCAAACGCGGCGGCGAAACAGCGTCTGCCACACTGCTGCACTGGGTCCCGCAGCACATGACCGACGAACGCAAACTCGACGCCGTCGAAGCGCTCATACCGGTCGCCGGGCAGGCCGGGCTGCCGCTGACACACCTCGCGCTGGCATTCGTCGTCGCCCACCCCGCGGTCACCTCGGCGATCATCGGACCACGCACCCTGGAACAGCTGGACGACCTCCTCGCAGGAGCAGGCACCTCCCTCGACGACGATCTCCTCGACCGCATCGACGACATCGTGCCGCCCGGAACCGACACGGGGCCGATCGACGTCGCCTACGAGCCGCCGCCGCTCCAGCAGCCGGAACTGCGCCGCCGCGCCGCCCACGACCGCACCGCGGCCTGA
- a CDS encoding DUF397 domain-containing protein, with protein sequence MSTAAPHSDAGFVTPSRSGANSACVEVAHVGDAVLIRDSKYTGPPGEQPAISVPAAHWQEFLDLVLSAGSGNIGGAVEVALHPNGGATLVGNNAALVYTADEWDAFAKGIAGGEFDLR encoded by the coding sequence ATGAGCACAGCCGCACCCCATTCCGATGCAGGCTTCGTCACACCGTCGCGCAGTGGCGCGAACAGCGCGTGTGTCGAGGTAGCGCACGTAGGCGACGCCGTGCTCATTCGCGACAGCAAGTACACCGGTCCACCCGGTGAGCAACCGGCCATCTCGGTCCCGGCGGCGCACTGGCAGGAATTCCTGGACCTCGTTCTGAGCGCCGGCTCCGGAAACATCGGCGGCGCTGTGGAAGTCGCGTTGCACCCCAACGGCGGGGCCACACTTGTCGGCAACAACGCCGCGCTGGTCTACACCGCCGACGAATGGGACGCCTTCGCCAAGGGTATCGCCGGCGGCGAATTCGACCTGCGCTGA
- a CDS encoding alpha/beta hydrolase, whose product MKVGPEMMDPQLRRRGQMGRLLSGRSEAALRRGHRLLRLIRPAMSLRKPGDLRVRQEFVERGDGTRLRLLVYGPREHRSGVAGLLWLHSGGYAFGCPEQDVATYRRLIARSGAIVVAPDYRLSPEAPYPAALEDCYLALKWLRDNATQLGVRTDQLAVGGESGGGGLTAALTLYARDRGEVSIAFQMPIYPMIDDRAITESARDNDAPVWDSVTNASAWRLYLGSRHGTGDVPAYAAPARATEFAGLPPAFTYVGDLEPFRDETIAYVENLRSAGVPVEFEIYPGCWHGFDQVAPKAEVSVRARRARDAWFARAVREYFAAQPG is encoded by the coding sequence ATGAAGGTCGGTCCGGAGATGATGGACCCGCAGCTGCGTCGGCGCGGGCAGATGGGGCGCCTGTTGTCCGGGCGGAGCGAGGCCGCTCTGCGTCGTGGGCACCGGTTGCTCAGGCTGATCAGACCGGCGATGTCGCTCCGGAAGCCCGGCGATCTGCGCGTCCGTCAGGAGTTCGTCGAGCGCGGCGACGGAACGCGGCTGCGGCTGCTGGTGTACGGTCCGCGCGAGCATCGGTCGGGCGTTGCCGGGCTGCTCTGGCTGCACAGCGGCGGTTACGCATTCGGTTGTCCCGAGCAGGATGTGGCGACCTACCGCCGCCTGATCGCCCGCAGCGGGGCCATCGTCGTCGCCCCCGACTACCGGCTCAGCCCCGAGGCCCCGTACCCGGCTGCGCTGGAGGACTGCTATCTGGCACTGAAATGGTTGCGCGACAACGCCACCCAGCTCGGCGTGCGCACCGATCAGCTCGCGGTCGGCGGGGAGAGCGGCGGTGGCGGGCTGACCGCGGCCCTGACTCTGTATGCGCGCGATCGCGGCGAGGTGTCCATAGCGTTCCAGATGCCGATCTATCCGATGATCGACGACCGGGCGATCACCGAATCGGCCCGCGACAACGATGCGCCGGTGTGGGATTCGGTCACCAACGCCTCGGCCTGGCGGCTGTATCTGGGCAGCCGCCACGGGACCGGCGACGTCCCGGCCTACGCCGCACCGGCGCGCGCCACCGAATTCGCCGGCCTGCCACCGGCATTCACCTACGTCGGCGATCTGGAGCCGTTCCGCGACGAGACGATCGCCTACGTCGAGAATCTCCGGTCCGCGGGTGTGCCGGTCGAATTCGAGATCTATCCGGGCTGCTGGCACGGATTCGACCAGGTAGCGCCCAAAGCCGAGGTGAGTGTCCGAGCCCGCCGGGCCCGCGACGCGTGGTTCGCGCGGGCGGTGCGGGAGTACTTCGCGGCGCAGCCCGGTTGA
- a CDS encoding YnfA family protein — MTVLRSILLFLAAAVAEIGGAWLVWQGVREHRGWVWIGAGIIALGLYGFVATRQPDAEFGRILAAYGGVFVAGSLLWGMALDGYRPDRWDVTGALICLAGVAVIMYAPRGH; from the coding sequence ATGACCGTGCTCCGTTCGATCCTGCTGTTCCTCGCGGCCGCCGTTGCCGAGATCGGCGGGGCCTGGCTGGTGTGGCAGGGTGTGCGCGAGCATCGCGGCTGGGTGTGGATCGGCGCGGGCATCATCGCGCTCGGGCTCTACGGGTTCGTCGCCACGCGGCAACCCGACGCCGAATTCGGCCGCATCCTCGCCGCATACGGCGGCGTGTTCGTCGCCGGATCGCTGCTGTGGGGCATGGCCCTCGACGGCTACCGTCCCGACCGCTGGGACGTCACCGGCGCGCTGATCTGCCTGGCCGGCGTCGCGGTCATCATGTACGCGCCGCGCGGCCACTGA
- a CDS encoding MarR family transcriptional regulator: protein MVDLEDEPLGYLLYRVATALRAEVATSVLASFDLAFPEYLCLRLLSRSPGRSNAQLARDSGVSPQAMNKVIRELQDRGLITRPATVPSGRSLPATLTREATAILERIDPEILEAERHVLADLSDRERRELRRLLAAVG, encoded by the coding sequence ATGGTAGATCTCGAGGACGAACCCCTCGGCTACCTTCTGTACCGGGTCGCCACGGCCTTGCGTGCCGAGGTGGCCACCAGCGTACTTGCGTCGTTCGATCTGGCGTTCCCCGAATATCTCTGCCTGCGCCTGCTGTCCCGGTCGCCCGGGCGGTCGAATGCGCAACTGGCTCGCGACAGCGGTGTGTCACCGCAGGCGATGAACAAGGTGATTCGCGAGTTACAGGATCGCGGCCTGATCACCCGGCCCGCCACCGTCCCGTCCGGCAGGTCGCTGCCTGCCACGCTGACGCGGGAGGCCACGGCCATATTGGAGCGCATCGACCCCGAGATACTCGAGGCCGAGCGCCACGTCCTCGCCGACCTCAGCGACCGGGAGCGGCGCGAGCTGCGGCGGTTGCTCGCCGCCGTCGGTTAG
- a CDS encoding class I SAM-dependent methyltransferase, giving the protein MTSPSNEAMFESAYRGESPEIGTMRPPWSIGEPQPEIAALIDAGQFHGEVLDAGCGEAAVSFYLAERGFTTVGLDQSPTAIELAKAQAAERGLAGTRFDVADISAFTGYDGRFGTIVDSTLFHSMPVELRRGYQESIVRAAAPGASYFILTFDRNTVPVGPINPVTAEELREVVGEYWTIDEIRPARIHANIPDGVMAEQFAGNDIQDLGNGRKSIPAWLLSAHLS; this is encoded by the coding sequence ATGACGAGCCCTTCCAACGAAGCGATGTTCGAATCCGCCTACCGTGGTGAATCTCCCGAGATCGGCACCATGCGGCCGCCGTGGAGCATCGGCGAGCCGCAGCCCGAGATCGCCGCACTCATCGACGCCGGACAATTTCACGGCGAGGTCCTCGACGCCGGTTGCGGCGAGGCCGCGGTGTCGTTCTATCTGGCCGAGCGCGGCTTCACCACCGTCGGCCTGGACCAGTCGCCGACCGCCATCGAACTCGCGAAGGCCCAGGCCGCCGAGCGCGGCCTGGCCGGTACGCGTTTCGACGTCGCCGACATCAGTGCGTTCACCGGCTACGACGGGCGTTTCGGCACCATCGTCGACAGCACCCTGTTCCATTCGATGCCGGTCGAATTGCGCCGCGGCTACCAGGAATCGATCGTGCGGGCCGCCGCGCCCGGCGCCTCGTACTTCATCCTGACGTTCGACCGGAACACCGTCCCCGTCGGCCCGATCAATCCGGTCACCGCCGAAGAACTGCGCGAAGTGGTGGGCGAGTACTGGACCATCGATGAGATCCGCCCGGCCCGTATCCACGCGAACATCCCCGACGGCGTCATGGCGGAGCAGTTCGCCGGCAACGACATTCAGGACCTGGGCAACGGCCGCAAGTCGATTCCCGCCTGGTTGCTGTCCGCGCACCTGAGCTGA
- a CDS encoding pyridoxamine 5'-phosphate oxidase family protein, protein MPSLSVSRLLSADEALRRLATVRFGRLVYSRHALFAVRPADHIIEDGTIVLHVDPAVLTITGDRQVVAFEADAIDHDTHAGWFATAAGVAEEITDPDRRTRYRHLWDQPRDGRLFRIRPERVTGAEYSWPAVESRERSESVRPADIASEWNLQPGNRIRPVPGPSPAAKSLSARISGLRGASR, encoded by the coding sequence ATGCCCAGCCTGTCCGTCTCTCGCCTGTTATCGGCCGACGAAGCGTTGCGGCGCCTGGCCACCGTCCGATTCGGACGGCTCGTGTACTCCAGGCACGCGCTGTTCGCGGTGCGTCCGGCCGACCACATCATCGAGGACGGCACGATTGTGCTGCACGTCGACCCGGCGGTACTCACGATCACCGGCGATCGCCAGGTCGTCGCCTTCGAGGCCGACGCCATAGATCACGACACCCATGCCGGCTGGTTCGCCACTGCGGCGGGCGTTGCCGAAGAGATCACGGATCCGGACCGGCGCACGAGGTATCGGCACCTGTGGGATCAACCCCGGGACGGCCGCCTCTTCCGGATCCGTCCCGAGCGGGTCACGGGTGCGGAATACAGCTGGCCGGCAGTGGAATCGCGCGAGCGGTCCGAATCCGTGCGCCCCGCCGACATCGCGTCCGAGTGGAACCTCCAGCCGGGCAACCGGATTCGGCCCGTGCCGGGGCCGAGCCCCGCCGCCAAATCGCTCAGCGCGCGGATATCGGGCTTGCGCGGGGCTTCTCGATGA
- a CDS encoding cytochrome P450 has translation MTTSAASDVYYDPYDVQLNADPYPMFKRLREELPLYYNEQHDFYAISRWPDVNAALLDHGTYSSARGAIIELIKANFPMPSGVLIFEDPPIHDIHRKLLSRMFTPRKIRELEDKIREYCAQSLDPHVGTGKLDFIADIGAQMPMRTIGSLLGIPEQDQEAIRDFANDQMRTEEGQPMKAAEDGLVSGDIFGAYIDWRVEHPSDDIMTELLNVEFADESGEVRKLTRDELLTYVNVVSGAGNETTTRLIGWAGKVLAEHPDQRRQLVENPTLIPNAVEELLRFEPPAPHVARYVTRDVEVHGKTVPEGSAMMLLIGAANRDHRQFPPDGDVFDIHRDTRQHLSFSVGTHYCLGSALARLEGRIALEEILARFPEWEVDMSGAKLSPTSTVRGWENLPAITA, from the coding sequence GTGACCACCAGCGCGGCCAGCGACGTCTACTACGACCCGTACGACGTCCAGCTCAATGCCGATCCCTACCCGATGTTCAAGCGGCTCCGCGAGGAACTGCCGCTCTATTACAACGAGCAGCACGACTTCTACGCGATCAGCCGCTGGCCGGATGTGAACGCGGCGCTGCTGGATCACGGCACCTACAGCTCCGCGCGCGGCGCGATCATCGAGTTGATCAAGGCCAACTTCCCGATGCCGTCGGGCGTGCTGATCTTCGAGGATCCGCCGATCCACGACATCCACCGGAAACTGTTGTCGCGCATGTTCACTCCGCGCAAGATCCGTGAGCTCGAGGACAAGATCCGCGAATACTGCGCGCAGAGCCTGGATCCGCACGTGGGCACCGGCAAGCTGGACTTCATCGCGGACATCGGCGCGCAGATGCCGATGCGCACGATCGGCTCGCTGCTCGGCATTCCGGAGCAGGACCAGGAGGCCATCCGCGACTTCGCGAACGACCAGATGCGCACCGAGGAGGGCCAGCCGATGAAGGCCGCCGAGGACGGGCTGGTCAGCGGCGACATCTTCGGCGCCTACATCGACTGGCGCGTCGAGCACCCCTCCGACGACATCATGACGGAGCTGCTGAACGTCGAATTCGCGGACGAGTCCGGCGAGGTGCGCAAGCTGACCCGCGACGAGTTGCTGACGTACGTGAACGTGGTGTCCGGCGCGGGCAACGAGACCACGACGCGGCTGATCGGCTGGGCGGGCAAGGTGCTGGCCGAACACCCGGATCAGCGGCGGCAGCTGGTGGAGAACCCGACGCTGATCCCGAACGCCGTGGAGGAGCTGCTCCGATTCGAGCCGCCCGCACCGCATGTCGCGCGCTACGTGACCCGCGACGTGGAAGTGCACGGCAAGACGGTGCCCGAGGGCAGCGCCATGATGCTGCTCATCGGCGCGGCCAACCGCGATCACCGGCAGTTCCCGCCGGACGGCGACGTCTTCGACATCCACCGCGACACCCGCCAGCATCTGAGCTTCAGCGTCGGCACGCACTACTGCCTCGGTTCGGCGCTGGCCCGCCTGGAGGGCCGGATCGCGCTGGAGGAGATCCTGGCGCGGTTCCCGGAGTGGGAGGTCGACATGTCCGGGGCCAAGCTCTCGCCCACCTCGACCGTGCGCGGCTGGGAGAACCTGCCGGCGATCACCGCTTAG